The following proteins are co-located in the Mesorhizobium sp. M1E.F.Ca.ET.045.02.1.1 genome:
- the gnd gene encoding phosphogluconate dehydrogenase (NAD(+)-dependent, decarboxylating), whose protein sequence is MQIGMMGLGRMGANMVRRLVRDGHECVVYDINSASVAGMVKDGAIGAASLEEFVAKLAKPRCAWLMLPAAITGRIADQVAALMEPGDIIVDGGNSYYHDAVDQAAKLATKGISFVDVGTSGGVWGLERGYCLMIGGPDEAVQHLDPVFATLAPGADPGSNPPKDAGSAPHGYLHCGPSGAGHFVKMVHNGIEYGVMAAYAEGINILKSANAGKRQRTADAETSPLENPQYYQFDIDLAQVAEVWRHGSVIGSWLLDLTAGALKNDPSLAQFGGRVSDSGEGRWTLKAAIDTGVPAPVLSAALFDRFSSQGESAFADKLLSAMRYAFGGHVEKPKTGA, encoded by the coding sequence ATGCAGATCGGAATGATGGGACTGGGCAGGATGGGCGCCAATATGGTGCGCCGCCTGGTGCGGGACGGCCACGAATGCGTCGTCTACGACATCAACTCGGCAAGCGTCGCCGGCATGGTCAAGGACGGCGCCATTGGCGCCGCCTCGCTGGAGGAGTTCGTCGCCAAGCTCGCCAAGCCGCGCTGCGCCTGGCTGATGCTGCCGGCGGCGATCACCGGCAGGATCGCCGACCAGGTGGCGGCGCTGATGGAGCCGGGCGACATCATCGTCGACGGCGGCAATTCCTACTATCACGATGCCGTCGACCAGGCGGCGAAGCTGGCGACCAAGGGCATCAGCTTTGTCGATGTCGGCACCAGCGGCGGCGTCTGGGGCCTGGAGCGCGGCTACTGCCTGATGATCGGCGGCCCCGATGAAGCCGTGCAGCATCTCGATCCGGTTTTCGCCACGCTGGCGCCGGGCGCCGACCCGGGCTCCAATCCGCCGAAGGATGCCGGAAGCGCCCCCCACGGCTATCTGCATTGCGGGCCGAGCGGCGCCGGCCATTTCGTCAAGATGGTGCATAACGGCATCGAATACGGCGTCATGGCCGCCTATGCCGAGGGCATCAACATCCTGAAGTCGGCCAATGCGGGCAAACGGCAGCGGACGGCGGACGCCGAGACCAGTCCGCTGGAAAACCCGCAATATTACCAGTTCGATATCGACCTCGCCCAGGTGGCCGAGGTGTGGCGGCATGGCAGCGTCATCGGCTCCTGGCTGCTCGACCTTACCGCCGGCGCGCTGAAGAATGATCCGTCGCTCGCCCAGTTCGGCGGCCGCGTCTCCGATTCCGGCGAAGGCCGCTGGACGCTGAAGGCGGCGATCGACACAGGCGTTCCGGCGCCGGTGCTCTCCGCGGCACTGTTCGACCGCTTCTCCTCGCAAGGCGAATCCGCATTCGCCGACAAGCTTCTGTCCGCCATGCGCTATGCCTTCGGCGGCCATGTCGAGAAGCCGAAGACCGGCGCGTGA
- a CDS encoding glucan 1,4-alpha-glucosidase, which yields MAATPTVARGAPGIPARWTSSAKSGVGTALSAKSPLWFTISHGILNEIYYPRLDSACTRDMGLMITGPGGYFSEEKRDAVHLVEPFEDGVPAYRMVNTATDGAYRLEKRIITDPKRPALLQEITFAALKGSASDYRVYALLAPHLVNAGMGNTAWVGEHKGERMLFASGRGVSIAFASSLPWGACSAGYVGFSDGWQQLRDGGALDPACQRAEDGNVALTGEIGFAAGEGTALLALGFGAWPQQAAEIALASLRDGFDAAAETYAGNWRKFQAGLEKPDRHAASGLNTYRVSTAVLASHLSIARPGAAVASLSIPWGFNKGDDDLGGYHLVWPRDLVETAGGFLAAGDARQALQILTYLRSIQRPDGHWPQNCWSSGEPYWPGIQMDECAFPLLLADALRRAGHLPRAKLDDFLAMIESAASYVVRNGPVTGEDRWEEDAGYSPFTLAVEIAALLAAADMLDACDKNEPAKYLRETADCWNGEIERWTYVTGTELCARESIDGYYVRIAPPDDGGAASPKDGFVPIKNRPPAETDRPAEAIVSPDALALVRFGLRATDDPRILNTIKAIDAELRCDLPQGPVWYRYTCDGYGEHEDGSPFDGTGQGRPWPLLTGERAHYELAAGRHGTAAELLETFERSAGVGGLLPEQVWDRPDMPERELRLGAPSGSAMPLVWAHAEHIKLLRSLRDGTVFDMPPQGVDRYIKRKTVSPFRTWRFNNKIRSIPAGKALRVELSARGVVHWSSDKWLTVRDDKTAENAFGVHLVDLDVADLPPGSTIVFTFFWPEAGRWENVDFTVGIDPSDSQ from the coding sequence ATGGCAGCGACGCCGACTGTTGCTCGGGGCGCCCCGGGAATTCCCGCACGCTGGACGTCAAGCGCCAAGAGCGGCGTCGGCACCGCGCTTTCAGCGAAAAGCCCGCTCTGGTTCACCATCAGCCACGGCATATTGAACGAGATCTACTATCCGCGCCTCGACAGCGCCTGCACGCGCGACATGGGGCTGATGATAACCGGCCCCGGCGGCTATTTCTCGGAGGAGAAACGCGATGCCGTCCACCTTGTCGAGCCGTTCGAGGACGGCGTGCCGGCCTACCGCATGGTCAATACGGCGACCGATGGCGCCTACCGGTTGGAAAAGCGCATCATCACGGATCCGAAACGGCCAGCGCTGCTGCAGGAAATCACATTCGCGGCGCTTAAAGGCTCGGCTTCGGACTATCGCGTCTACGCGCTGCTTGCGCCGCACCTCGTCAATGCCGGCATGGGTAACACGGCCTGGGTCGGCGAGCATAAGGGAGAGCGAATGCTCTTTGCATCGGGACGAGGCGTCTCGATCGCGTTTGCTTCTTCACTGCCCTGGGGCGCCTGTTCGGCCGGTTATGTCGGCTTCTCCGATGGCTGGCAGCAGCTCCGCGATGGCGGCGCGCTCGATCCTGCCTGTCAGCGGGCGGAGGACGGCAATGTGGCGCTGACCGGCGAGATCGGCTTCGCGGCAGGCGAGGGCACGGCCTTGCTGGCGCTCGGCTTCGGTGCCTGGCCGCAACAGGCGGCGGAGATCGCGCTGGCCAGCCTGAGGGACGGTTTCGACGCGGCTGCCGAGACCTATGCCGGCAACTGGCGGAAATTCCAGGCCGGGCTGGAAAAGCCCGACCGGCACGCTGCCTCCGGCCTGAACACTTACCGCGTCAGCACCGCGGTGCTTGCCTCGCATCTGTCGATCGCCAGGCCCGGGGCCGCCGTCGCCAGTCTTTCGATCCCCTGGGGCTTCAACAAGGGCGACGACGATCTCGGCGGCTACCATCTGGTCTGGCCGCGCGACCTGGTCGAGACGGCGGGCGGCTTCCTCGCCGCCGGCGACGCCAGGCAGGCGCTGCAGATCCTCACCTATCTGCGCTCGATCCAGCGGCCGGACGGCCATTGGCCGCAAAATTGCTGGTCGAGCGGAGAGCCCTATTGGCCGGGCATCCAGATGGACGAATGCGCCTTTCCGCTGCTGCTCGCCGACGCCTTGCGCCGCGCCGGCCATCTGCCGCGCGCGAAACTCGACGATTTCCTGGCCATGATCGAGAGCGCTGCTTCCTATGTCGTGCGCAACGGCCCGGTCACCGGCGAGGATCGCTGGGAGGAAGACGCCGGCTACAGCCCGTTCACGCTGGCGGTCGAGATCGCGGCGCTGCTTGCGGCGGCGGATATGCTGGACGCCTGCGACAAAAATGAGCCGGCAAAATATCTACGCGAGACCGCCGACTGCTGGAACGGAGAGATCGAGCGCTGGACCTATGTCACCGGTACCGAACTCTGCGCCAGGGAGAGCATCGACGGCTACTATGTCCGCATCGCGCCGCCTGACGATGGCGGCGCCGCTTCGCCGAAGGACGGCTTCGTGCCGATCAAGAACCGGCCGCCCGCCGAGACCGACCGCCCGGCCGAAGCGATCGTCAGCCCTGACGCCCTTGCGCTGGTACGTTTTGGCCTCAGGGCAACGGACGATCCGCGCATCCTGAACACGATCAAAGCCATCGATGCCGAGTTGCGCTGCGATCTGCCGCAAGGCCCGGTCTGGTACCGCTACACCTGCGACGGCTACGGCGAGCACGAGGACGGCTCGCCTTTCGACGGCACCGGCCAGGGCCGGCCTTGGCCGCTGCTCACAGGCGAGCGCGCGCATTACGAGCTGGCGGCCGGACGGCACGGCACGGCGGCCGAACTGCTCGAAACCTTCGAGCGCTCGGCCGGTGTAGGCGGCCTCCTGCCGGAACAGGTCTGGGACAGACCCGACATGCCGGAGCGCGAATTGCGGCTCGGCGCACCGTCGGGCAGCGCCATGCCGCTGGTCTGGGCGCATGCCGAGCACATCAAGCTCTTGCGCTCGCTGCGCGACGGAACCGTCTTCGACATGCCGCCGCAAGGTGTCGATCGCTACATCAAGCGCAAGACCGTCTCGCCCTTCCGGACCTGGCGCTTCAACAACAAGATCCGCTCCATTCCCGCCGGCAAGGCCCTGCGCGTCGAGCTTTCAGCCCGTGGCGTTGTCCACTGGAGCAGCGACAAATGGCTGACGGTGCGTGACGACAAGACGGCCGAAAACGCCTTCGGTGTCCATCTTGTTGACCTCGATGTCGCCGACCTGCCGCCGGGCAGCACGATCGTCTTCACTTTTTTCTGGCCCGAAGCCGGCCGTTGGGAGAATGTCGACTTCACCGTCGGCATTGATCCTTCGGATAGCCAGTAA
- a CDS encoding ATP-binding protein yields the protein MSEVSPQLIDRLLAISRALAGHIDPGSAFRATAIEIGTLIPHDHIDLAVLSLDGRMHACYEAGFHTSWSELAQHPIEGSPIRRVLRGETPYLLSDNALVDDRFHFDGAFDGPIFAAKLRSRIIVPLRARGSVIGALNISRHEAGCYTQADVDVAQQCADLIGPYIFALIQTEEARRAMLAESEARNRAELLRVGASQLTAGMERERRRMAMDLHDQTLADLARIARQVSAFRSRGVARTAQLADLEQEVAGCLAELRHIVDDMRPSVLELFGLRDAVEAHLNRSVARAKPPIAVRIADTSDGSADNLSETLRTALYRIVQEAINNAVRHAGPSRIEVQLASTPNTFSVTVTDDGHGCGAVDPAAQGGIGHMHTRAALVGARLRFEPANRKGGTRVVIEIDREPAADKVLARGAAATEGKPVAEVV from the coding sequence ATGTCGGAAGTATCTCCCCAACTGATCGACCGGTTGCTCGCGATTTCGCGGGCTTTAGCCGGCCACATCGATCCGGGCTCGGCATTCCGTGCGACGGCGATCGAGATCGGCACGCTCATACCGCATGACCACATCGACCTGGCGGTGCTTTCGCTCGATGGCCGCATGCATGCCTGCTACGAGGCCGGGTTCCACACAAGCTGGAGCGAGCTTGCGCAGCATCCGATCGAGGGCAGCCCGATCCGTCGCGTGCTGCGGGGCGAGACGCCTTATCTTCTGTCCGACAATGCGCTCGTCGACGACCGCTTTCATTTCGACGGAGCTTTCGACGGCCCGATCTTCGCCGCCAAGCTGCGCAGCCGCATCATCGTGCCGCTCAGGGCGCGCGGCAGCGTGATCGGCGCGCTCAATATCAGCCGGCACGAGGCCGGGTGCTACACGCAGGCCGACGTCGACGTCGCCCAGCAATGCGCCGATCTCATCGGGCCCTATATCTTCGCGCTGATCCAGACCGAGGAAGCGCGCCGCGCCATGCTCGCCGAAAGCGAGGCGCGCAACCGGGCGGAGCTGCTGCGGGTCGGCGCCTCGCAACTGACCGCCGGCATGGAACGCGAGCGCCGCCGCATGGCGATGGACCTGCACGACCAGACGCTCGCCGACCTCGCCCGCATCGCGCGCCAGGTCTCGGCCTTCCGCAGCCGGGGCGTGGCACGGACGGCCCAGCTTGCCGATCTCGAGCAGGAGGTCGCGGGCTGTCTGGCGGAACTGCGCCACATCGTCGACGACATGCGGCCGAGCGTGCTGGAATTGTTCGGCCTGCGCGATGCCGTCGAGGCGCATCTCAACCGCAGCGTCGCCAGGGCCAAGCCGCCGATCGCGGTGCGCATAGCCGACACCAGCGACGGCAGCGCCGACAACCTGTCGGAAACGCTGCGCACGGCGCTCTACAGGATCGTGCAGGAAGCGATCAACAACGCGGTGCGCCATGCCGGGCCGAGCCGCATCGAGGTGCAACTGGCCTCGACGCCAAATACGTTCAGCGTGACCGTCACCGACGACGGCCATGGCTGCGGCGCGGTCGACCCCGCCGCCCAAGGCGGCATCGGCCACATGCATACGCGGGCGGCCCTTGTCGGGGCGCGGCTGCGTTTCGAGCCGGCCAACCGCAAGGGCGGCACGCGGGTCGTCATCGAGATCGACCGCGAGCCGGCGGCCGACAAGGTTTTGGCACGTGGCGCTGCGGCAACCGAGGGTAAGCCGGTGGCGGAGGTGGTGTGA